From the genome of Glycine max cultivar Williams 82 chromosome 2, Glycine_max_v4.0, whole genome shotgun sequence, one region includes:
- the LOC102660213 gene encoding transcription repressor OFP16, translating to MPSTRNLKHLNMCCSNSATPEYESPPLSPITISSNHNITTPSSIMIKNFNSIYDHSFSSTTTFFEPEPEPEPADFATAFASQRFFFSSPGLSNSLVEYNNTNKSTTQHLPPLLREDSGDVDEKKKKKVLFKGSVAVATYSPDPYVDFRRSMQEMVEARPELMDVKSNWNVLHELLLCYLALNPKSTHKFILGAFADLLVSLMSF from the coding sequence ATGCCAAGCACAAGAAATCTGAAGCACCTGAACATGTGTTGTTCAAATTCAGCTACTCCTGAATATGAATCTCCTCCATTGAGCCCCATAACTATTTCCTCAAATCACAATATCACTACTCCTTCTTCAATTATGATAAAGAACTTCAACTCTATCTATGACCACTCTTTCAGTTCCACGACCACCTTCTTTGAACCCGAACCCGAACCCGAACCCGCTGATTTCGCCACCGCCTTCGCCTCCCAacgcttcttcttctcctccccCGGTCTCTCCAATTCCCTAGTTGAATACAACAATACCAACAAAAGTACTACTCAACACTTACCACCATTGTTGAGAGAAGATAGTGGTGATGttgatgagaagaagaagaagaaggtgttGTTCAAGGGGAGCGTGGCGGTGGCGACGTACTCGCCGGACCCTTACGTGGATTTCCGGCGGTCGATGCAGGAGATGGTGGAGGCGCGGCCGGAGCTGATGGACGTGAAGTCCAATTGGAACGTCCTTCACGAGCTTCTTCTATGCTATCTTGCGCTGAATCCAAAGAGCACTCACAAGTTCATTCTTGGAGCCTTCGCTGATCTCCTCGTTAGCCTCATGTCATTCTAG